The Chloroflexota bacterium genome includes a window with the following:
- a CDS encoding adenylate/guanylate cyclase domain-containing protein: MRFLQRLRTTLFSRTTVLAVSTTLAITIATLFGLFEFIELKAVDAVFGLRGPVAPVAPIVIVAVDDESIRETQLQWPWPRSYMAQLVSKISEGKPKSITVDVFWYEPGPDLCCTEPLIQIIRAAPDVGAAQQAIKSVSGDAALAKAIAEAGNVILANDINRVEQSGFVLDEYRRPLPEFEEAAMFLGLANLKRDTADGFIRQMPIYLINPNDEQAYFAWSTLTALNYLGAPLPTSIKSNSVQLGNVTVPLDGRFYMNVNFRGGPGEAFEQVPAYQVVNSDIDPPFFKDKIVLIGATSVSLQDVYPVPFKGSSKPMPGVEVNANVIDTILSGQFINRWPVWLGALAVLVLGIVAYLFSISSRPLIGIVLTIGALIAYLVFWYVAFAQLRTEVYVVAPLVGLTLGFAVPSVERATTEALARRRVRGMFERFVSPEMVEQMVETGLEASRGQRTELTVLFSDIRGFTTMSEKMTPNEVVDMLNEYLGVMTDVILKHGGTIDKYEGDLIMAFFNAPIAQPDHPKRAVEAAIDMRITLDQLKAKWAKEGTRPTNFEMGIGLNTGDAFVGLIGSEKRINYTCIGDSVNLASRVQDLTKDLRWPLLITEFTYERIKDEFDAEFGEARMVKGKTVPVSMYKVIGRKGAPDSEKVRALFA; encoded by the coding sequence ATGCGTTTCCTTCAACGACTGCGTACCACTCTCTTCAGCCGCACCACAGTTCTGGCCGTCTCCACCACCCTGGCCATCACCATTGCCACCCTCTTCGGGCTTTTTGAGTTCATCGAGCTGAAGGCTGTTGACGCCGTCTTCGGCCTGCGCGGGCCGGTTGCTCCGGTGGCCCCCATCGTCATCGTCGCCGTTGACGACGAGTCCATCCGCGAAACGCAGTTGCAGTGGCCCTGGCCCCGAAGCTATATGGCGCAACTCGTTTCTAAAATTTCAGAGGGCAAGCCCAAATCCATCACCGTGGACGTTTTCTGGTACGAGCCGGGGCCAGACCTGTGTTGCACCGAGCCTTTGATCCAGATCATTCGCGCCGCGCCCGACGTGGGCGCGGCGCAACAAGCCATCAAAAGTGTGAGCGGCGATGCGGCGTTGGCCAAAGCCATTGCCGAGGCTGGAAACGTCATCCTCGCTAACGACATCAACCGCGTCGAACAGTCGGGCTTTGTGCTGGACGAATACCGCCGCCCCCTGCCCGAGTTTGAAGAGGCGGCGATGTTTCTGGGGCTGGCGAATCTCAAACGGGACACTGCTGACGGTTTCATCCGCCAGATGCCGATCTATCTGATCAACCCTAATGACGAGCAGGCCTACTTCGCCTGGTCAACACTCACTGCCCTCAACTATTTGGGCGCGCCGCTTCCAACGTCCATTAAATCTAACAGTGTGCAACTGGGCAACGTAACTGTGCCGCTCGATGGGCGCTTCTATATGAACGTCAACTTTCGCGGCGGGCCGGGCGAGGCCTTTGAACAAGTCCCGGCTTATCAAGTCGTCAACAGCGATATTGACCCGCCGTTCTTCAAGGACAAGATCGTGTTGATTGGCGCGACTAGCGTCTCACTGCAAGATGTTTACCCCGTTCCGTTCAAAGGAAGCTCCAAGCCCATGCCGGGCGTGGAAGTGAACGCCAACGTCATTGACACCATCCTCAGCGGCCAGTTTATCAACCGCTGGCCGGTCTGGCTGGGGGCGCTGGCTGTGCTGGTGCTGGGCATTGTGGCTTACCTCTTCAGCATCTCCAGCCGCCCGCTGATCGGTATCGTGCTGACGATTGGCGCCCTGATCGCCTACCTTGTCTTCTGGTACGTCGCCTTTGCTCAACTTCGCACTGAGGTTTACGTGGTTGCGCCGCTCGTCGGGTTGACGCTTGGCTTTGCCGTGCCTTCGGTCGAGCGGGCGACGACCGAAGCGTTGGCCAGGCGGCGCGTGCGCGGAATGTTCGAGCGCTTCGTCTCGCCCGAAATGGTGGAGCAAATGGTGGAGACTGGGCTGGAGGCCAGCCGCGGCCAGCGCACCGAACTAACCGTCCTCTTCTCCGACATTCGCGGCTTCACCACCATGTCGGAAAAGATGACGCCGAACGAAGTGGTGGACATGCTCAACGAATATCTGGGCGTGATGACCGACGTGATTCTCAAACACGGCGGCACGATTGACAAGTACGAAGGCGATCTGATCATGGCCTTCTTCAACGCCCCCATCGCTCAACCGGATCATCCGAAGCGGGCTGTGGAAGCCGCCATTGACATGCGAATCACCCTCGACCAGCTCAAGGCCAAATGGGCTAAAGAGGGAACCCGCCCCACCAACTTTGAGATGGGCATCGGCCTCAACACCGGCGACGCCTTCGTGGGCCTGATCGGCTCCGAGAAGCGCATCAACTACACCTGCATCGGCGACAGCGTCAACCTGGCCTCGCGGGTGCAAGACCTGACCAAAGACCTGCGCTGGCCCCTGCTCATCACCGAGTTCACTTACGAGCGCATCAAGGACGAGTTCGACGCCGAGTTTGGAGAAGCGCGGATGGTGAAGGGCAAGACGGTGCCGGTGAGCATGTACAAAGTCATTGGCCGCAAAGGCGCGCCCGACTCGGAGAAGGTGCGGGCGTTGTTTGCGTGA
- a CDS encoding FecR domain-containing protein, whose translation MKGFHRDGAKDAKSFQMKNLAARFIWLMLLIVTACAGRAATPPSPASTTQPPSQPNTLSPSLTPSPASRTATLAEIINQVKSRLSSESAWGEATVGQTLPVGGEVKTGSDGESRIDLSPDTIVRIGPDTHFTVAELSGDDQQPDTLLNLISGEVWVVLNSALNGGSFEVETPIGSASVRGSYLSVDYDATSDSLIVSCLEGQCHLRNDFGIVDLLAEQETFIARRGLAPEPPRPMDPERLERWRQFVREAAQLIDPASTRLASTWVAPDFIATRQAIQTLVPRPPRSGFFETLIAQRTPLAPGILLTRRP comes from the coding sequence GTGAAGGGATTTCACCGCGACGGCGCGAAGGACGCGAAGAGTTTTCAAATGAAGAATCTGGCGGCTCGTTTTATATGGCTGATGTTACTCATCGTCACCGCCTGCGCCGGTCGGGCCGCCACGCCGCCCTCACCTGCCTCAACCACCCAACCACCTAGCCAGCCAAATACCCTTTCACCTTCCTTAACCCCCTCACCCGCTTCCCGCACCGCCACCCTCGCCGAAATTATCAACCAAGTCAAATCAAGGTTGTCTTCAGAGTCGGCCTGGGGAGAAGCAACCGTCGGCCAAACCTTGCCAGTGGGCGGCGAAGTGAAAACCGGATCGGACGGCGAGTCGCGAATCGATCTCAGCCCCGACACTATCGTCCGCATCGGGCCGGACACACATTTCACTGTGGCCGAACTATCGGGAGATGATCAGCAACCGGACACTTTACTCAATCTGATTTCCGGCGAAGTGTGGGTGGTGCTCAACTCGGCGCTCAACGGCGGCTCGTTTGAGGTCGAAACCCCCATTGGCTCGGCCTCGGTGCGCGGCTCGTACTTGAGCGTGGACTACGATGCAACTTCGGACAGCCTCATCGTCTCGTGCCTTGAAGGCCAGTGTCACCTGCGAAACGACTTTGGCATCGTTGACCTGCTGGCCGAGCAGGAGACGTTCATCGCCCGCCGAGGCCTAGCCCCGGAACCGCCCCGACCGATGGACCCGGAGCGCCTCGAACGCTGGCGGCAATTTGTCCGCGAGGCGGCTCAACTGATCGATCCGGCCAGCACCCGGCTTGCGTCTACCTGGGTCGCGCCGGACTTTATCGCCACGCGGCAAGCCATTCAAACGCTCGTGCCGCGCCCGCCGAGGTCAGGCTTCTTTGAGACGCTAATCGCCCAACGCACGCCGCTCGCACCCGGCATCCTGCTCACCCGCCGCCCATGA